In the genome of Triticum urartu cultivar G1812 chromosome 5, Tu2.1, whole genome shotgun sequence, one region contains:
- the LOC125506876 gene encoding uncharacterized protein LOC125506876: MLRSFPQAHRLLKRLGFEKGDAYFFKQMGKGMLCTYALFGAAWFWNETSPLGWWTLKPRPKEEKEMAHLYERREFPYPGDEEAVEEFIKSGGALGTTIGPKGFADANMDSDNMQKQLQSKKFDQEARKLWFRMRNEVVQELQEKGFDVE; encoded by the exons ATGCTGCGCAGCTTCCCCCAGGCCCATCGGCTTCTGAA GAGGCTGGGTTTTGAGAAGGGGGACGCCTACTTCTTTAAGCAGATGGGCAAGGGCATGCTATGCACATACGCGCTTTTTGGCGCCGCGTGGTTCTGGAATGAGACATCGCCGCTTGGCTGGTGGACGCTCAAGCCACGGCCCAAG GAAGAGAAGGAGATGGCGCATCTGTACGAGCGCAGGGAGTTCCCGTACCCAGGCGACGAGGAGGCAGTGGAGGAGTTCATAAAGAGCGGGGGCGCCCTGGGCACGACGATCGGGCCCAAGGGGTTCGCGGACGCCAACATGGACTCGGACAACATGCAGAAGCAGCTGCAGTCGAAGAAGTTTGACCAGGAGGCGCGCAAGCTGTGGTTCCGGATGCGCAACGAGGTGGTGCAGGAGCTCCAGGAGAAGGGGTTCGACGTCGAATGA